Proteins encoded by one window of Companilactobacillus ginsenosidimutans:
- a CDS encoding exodeoxyribonuclease III produces the protein MKLISWNVNGLRAVVKHDFKNIFDQLDADIFCIQETKLQEGQIDLELPGYHQYFNYAEKKGYSGTAIFTKTEPLNVTYGLEDEDFNHEGRTITLEYPDFYMITSYTPNSQQKLKRIDFRMGYDDVLWAHMQKLSKDKPVVLCGDLNVAHNEIDIKNDKTNHQNPGFSDQERAKFSELLDSGFTDSFRYMHPDEVKYSWWSYRFNARQNNAGWRIDYFVVSNNGKDMIQNADILNDVYGSDHCPVELDLDIKEK, from the coding sequence ATGAAACTTATATCTTGGAACGTGAACGGACTTCGTGCCGTTGTAAAACATGATTTTAAAAATATCTTTGATCAATTGGATGCTGATATTTTTTGTATTCAAGAAACAAAACTACAAGAAGGCCAAATTGATTTGGAACTACCTGGGTACCACCAATACTTCAATTATGCTGAAAAAAAAGGTTATTCTGGTACAGCAATTTTCACCAAAACTGAACCACTAAATGTTACCTATGGTCTTGAAGATGAAGACTTCAACCACGAGGGTCGGACAATAACTTTAGAATATCCCGATTTCTATATGATTACTAGTTACACACCTAATTCACAACAAAAATTGAAGAGAATCGATTTCCGAATGGGTTATGACGATGTTCTTTGGGCTCACATGCAAAAACTTTCCAAGGACAAACCAGTTGTTTTGTGCGGTGATCTAAATGTTGCGCACAATGAAATTGATATTAAAAATGATAAGACTAACCATCAAAATCCTGGATTTTCCGACCAAGAAAGAGCAAAATTCAGTGAATTGCTAGATTCTGGATTTACCGATAGCTTCCGTTATATGCACCCTGATGAAGTTAAATATTCTTGGTGGAGTTATCGTTTCAATGCTCGTCAAAATAATGCTGGTTGGAGAATTGACTACTTCGTTGTTTCTAATAATGGAAAAGATATGATTCAAAATGCTGACATCTTAAACGACGTTTATGGCTCTGACCACTGTCCAGTTGAATTAGATTTAGATATTAAGGAGAAATAA
- the murB gene encoding UDP-N-acetylmuramate dehydrogenase produces MIKKLKFPINDLPNIEFKTDEPLSKYTFTKTGGNADVLAFPKTREELVEIVNTARQNDVKITVIGNASNLIIKDGGIRGIVIILPNFNKIEVHDNSVTAEAGATIVDATKAAQKAGLSGLEFAAGIPGSVGGAVFMNAGAYGGEIRDCFESTEVLMPNGEIKQFTFDEMKFDYRHSIIQTNGGIVISATFALHAGDKEKIQNKMDELNEMRASKQPLEYPSCGSVFQRPPHHFTGPLIIKAGLQGKIIGGAQVSKKHAGFIVNINHATATDYMNLIHLIQKTVKEKFDVDLHTEVRIIGEDRVGEVSANS; encoded by the coding sequence ATGATAAAAAAATTGAAATTTCCAATTAATGATTTACCCAATATTGAATTTAAAACAGATGAACCTTTAAGTAAATATACATTCACAAAAACTGGCGGTAACGCCGATGTTCTAGCTTTCCCAAAAACTCGTGAAGAGCTAGTTGAAATTGTTAACACGGCGCGACAAAATGACGTCAAAATTACAGTTATCGGAAATGCTAGCAACCTAATTATTAAAGATGGTGGCATTAGAGGAATTGTAATTATTCTTCCAAACTTCAATAAGATTGAGGTGCATGATAATTCCGTAACAGCTGAAGCGGGCGCAACAATTGTTGATGCAACTAAGGCCGCTCAAAAGGCTGGTCTATCCGGTCTAGAGTTTGCTGCGGGAATTCCTGGTAGTGTCGGTGGTGCGGTATTTATGAATGCTGGAGCCTATGGCGGTGAGATCAGAGATTGTTTCGAATCTACAGAAGTTCTTATGCCAAACGGTGAAATCAAGCAATTTACTTTCGACGAAATGAAGTTCGATTATCGCCACAGCATTATTCAAACTAATGGTGGGATTGTTATTAGTGCGACATTTGCATTGCACGCTGGCGATAAGGAAAAAATCCAAAACAAAATGGACGAGCTTAACGAGATGCGTGCAAGCAAACAACCACTTGAATATCCTTCATGTGGTAGTGTTTTCCAGCGTCCACCACATCATTTCACTGGTCCACTAATTATTAAAGCAGGTTTGCAAGGTAAGATTATCGGCGGTGCTCAAGTTTCAAAGAAGCACGCTGGATTTATCGTTAATATTAACCATGCGACTGCCACAGACTATATGAATTTGATTCATTTGATTCAAAAAACAGTTAAAGAAAAATTTGACGTAGATTTACATACTGAAGTCAGAATTATTGGCGAAGATAGGGTAGGTGAAGTCAGTGCAAATAGTTGA
- a CDS encoding cation:proton antiporter: protein MQIVETIILIISLLIVANIISHYFVSIPASLIQIAAGIIAALAINVKIVVNTEWFLLVFIAPILFNDGNRFPKKELWKLKGPIMGNAIILVIVSTIVGGAVVKWLVPSLPWATAFTLVAVLSPTDPIAVQSIAKKAKLPDKLMHLISGESLINDASGLICFKYAVAATVTGVFSLRSATIDFFYIAIVGALVGAVMIWIFNGVRLYLINQGVDDSILHAIIQILIPFIIYYVAEDIFGVSGVVAVVIAGIMNISSSRTTGAFSPEIRLVTSRTWDMLVYLLNGFVFVLLGIEIPFAMAELIHNQSMNTFKAVGFAFVIWVMLVVIRFVWSYFYSTFFERSDRVSFNFFSRARFYYCLMSGISGVRGAVTMVGVLSLPFVTKTGAAFPARTLLLFIASTVIIFSLLGATILIPLITKNTAPITYRGNSINTDDIDIDDEAEDTEVVDTTTDLDADAANKIVIEKTINKLRDENLDNRDPVYTTVIAEYVFNLHNIQIHSDGPNPISKTRIKGKKDAELWDICFNCELEAIEDLFEKNEISQDAYDTAVKRIEKYKRGLVRHSYNQSVEFFISYFRRTVKELTKIIHIPFTKKEEVVAYNREAIQISIAGSKRALEKLRELENTDGDGVYDNLLYLFERHYEERLELLQGKRRNRSEQFNIERVNLEVNALSYQRAFVQDLLEQGRISRATANTLRKNINYSEEVINYDIQ, encoded by the coding sequence GTGCAAATAGTTGAAACAATCATTCTGATTATTTCATTATTAATTGTGGCAAACATAATTAGTCACTACTTTGTTTCTATTCCTGCAAGTTTGATTCAGATTGCTGCTGGTATAATTGCCGCACTGGCAATTAATGTAAAAATTGTGGTCAATACTGAATGGTTCTTGCTAGTATTTATTGCGCCCATTTTGTTCAATGATGGAAACAGATTCCCGAAAAAAGAACTGTGGAAGTTAAAAGGTCCGATAATGGGGAATGCAATTATCCTAGTTATCGTTTCAACTATTGTTGGTGGTGCAGTTGTTAAGTGGCTAGTTCCAAGTCTACCTTGGGCTACAGCTTTCACACTTGTCGCTGTCTTATCGCCAACTGATCCAATTGCTGTTCAGTCAATTGCTAAAAAAGCTAAACTACCGGATAAACTGATGCATCTTATTAGTGGAGAAAGTTTAATTAATGATGCATCAGGACTTATCTGTTTCAAGTATGCTGTCGCTGCAACTGTGACAGGTGTCTTCTCTTTGAGAAGTGCCACAATTGATTTTTTCTATATTGCAATCGTCGGTGCTTTAGTTGGTGCCGTAATGATTTGGATATTTAATGGAGTTCGACTTTATTTGATTAATCAAGGTGTTGATGATTCAATTCTTCATGCTATTATTCAAATTTTAATTCCATTCATTATTTATTATGTGGCGGAAGATATTTTTGGCGTATCTGGTGTTGTAGCCGTTGTTATTGCCGGAATTATGAATATTTCATCAAGTCGAACAACGGGGGCATTCAGTCCAGAAATTCGATTGGTAACTTCAAGAACTTGGGATATGCTCGTGTACCTATTAAATGGATTCGTGTTCGTCCTTCTTGGAATTGAAATACCTTTCGCAATGGCGGAACTAATTCATAATCAAAGTATGAATACTTTTAAAGCGGTTGGATTTGCCTTTGTAATCTGGGTAATGTTAGTAGTAATCAGATTTGTTTGGAGTTATTTCTACTCAACTTTCTTCGAAAGATCTGATCGAGTAAGTTTTAATTTCTTCTCAAGGGCAAGATTCTACTACTGTTTGATGTCTGGTATTTCAGGTGTCAGAGGTGCCGTTACAATGGTTGGTGTTCTCTCACTGCCATTTGTAACTAAGACAGGTGCAGCATTCCCAGCCAGAACATTACTTCTATTTATTGCCAGCACTGTAATTATCTTCAGTTTGCTGGGAGCAACAATTTTAATTCCTTTAATTACCAAAAATACTGCTCCTATCACATATCGTGGTAATTCTATCAATACCGATGATATCGATATTGATGATGAGGCTGAAGATACAGAAGTTGTTGATACGACCACTGATTTGGATGCTGATGCAGCAAACAAAATCGTCATCGAAAAAACTATTAATAAGTTACGTGATGAGAATTTGGATAACCGAGATCCTGTCTACACCACGGTTATTGCCGAATACGTTTTTAATTTACACAATATTCAGATTCATTCAGATGGTCCAAATCCTATCAGTAAGACTCGTATCAAAGGCAAGAAAGATGCTGAGTTGTGGGATATTTGTTTCAATTGTGAACTTGAAGCAATTGAGGATTTATTTGAAAAAAATGAAATTTCTCAGGATGCATATGATACCGCTGTTAAACGGATTGAGAAGTATAAACGAGGATTGGTAAGACACTCTTATAACCAGTCTGTCGAATTCTTTATTTCTTATTTCCGTCGAACAGTTAAAGAGTTAACAAAAATTATTCATATTCCATTTACTAAAAAAGAAGAAGTTGTCGCATACAATCGTGAGGCAATTCAAATTTCTATTGCCGGTTCAAAACGAGCACTGGAAAAACTTCGTGAACTCGAAAATACTGATGGTGATGGAGTTTATGATAATCTTCTTTACTTATTTGAACGTCACTACGAGGAACGTCTTGAACTTCTTCAAGGCAAGCGCCGCAACCGTTCAGAGCAATTTAATATTGAAAGAGTTAATCTTGAGGTGAACGCATTAAGCTATCAACGGGCATTTGTACAAGATTTATTAGAGCAAGGTAGAATCAGTCGTGCCACTGCAAATACGTTGAGGAAGAACATCAATTATAGCGAAGAAGTTATTAATTACGACATTCAATAG
- the cdaA gene encoding diadenylate cyclase CdaA, producing MNSIPSNIFTLQNLANLADILVVWYVLYKVLSMIRGTKAVQLLKGIVVIFLIKIISWALNLHTVSFLMDQLINWGVIIIVVIFQPEIRRGLEHLGRMPFFSSKSNEEGKTKNHLIESLDQAIQYMSKRRIGALITLEMNTGLEEYVETGIDLDADVTGALLINIFIPNTPLHDGAVIIRKNRISVAAAYLPLSESNTIPKELGTRHRAAVGISEVTDSITIVVSEETGGVMITRNGHMMLDLSRDDYLKYLNAQLSESNEHDNHSIADIFRIRRRKNGGDSDDEEDNK from the coding sequence ATGAATTCAATACCTAGCAATATTTTTACATTGCAAAACCTTGCTAATTTAGCCGATATTTTGGTGGTCTGGTATGTTCTTTATAAAGTTCTTTCAATGATTCGCGGAACCAAAGCGGTTCAATTATTGAAAGGTATCGTTGTAATATTTTTGATTAAAATTATTAGTTGGGCCTTAAATTTGCACACTGTTTCATTTTTAATGGATCAACTTATTAATTGGGGAGTAATCATTATCGTGGTTATCTTCCAACCAGAAATTAGACGTGGACTTGAACATCTTGGTCGAATGCCATTTTTCAGTTCAAAAAGTAACGAGGAAGGTAAGACTAAAAATCATTTAATTGAAAGTTTAGACCAAGCTATTCAATATATGAGTAAGCGTCGAATCGGAGCATTAATTACTTTGGAGATGAATACTGGACTTGAGGAATACGTCGAGACTGGTATTGATCTGGATGCTGACGTAACCGGCGCGCTTTTGATTAATATCTTCATTCCGAATACGCCGCTTCATGATGGGGCGGTAATTATTCGAAAAAATCGAATTTCAGTAGCTGCAGCTTATCTGCCTCTTTCTGAAAGCAACACTATTCCTAAAGAGCTAGGGACTAGACACAGAGCTGCCGTCGGAATCAGTGAAGTCACTGATTCAATCACAATTGTTGTTTCAGAGGAAACTGGTGGTGTCATGATTACTAGAAATGGCCACATGATGCTCGATTTGTCGCGAGATGATTATTTGAAATATCTCAACGCTCAACTTTCCGAAAGCAATGAACATGATAACCACTCGATTGCTGATATTTTTAGGATAAGACGTCGTAAGAATGGAGGGGATTCAGATGATGAAGAAGATAATAAATAG
- a CDS encoding YbbR-like domain-containing protein has protein sequence MMKKIINSNYFYAFISLCGALWLFFMVSTPGVGSTRDSNQSSQSTVNTKATMTVPLQIQANTDAYYITGYPQSVKITIEGPSALVTATKNTQNFSTFLNLRKYLPGKHKVRIQQTGLNSELTYNIKPKYVTVNIQKKVSKTFDVDVEYSKSSLASGYDASKPIVSPQSVRVTGAASDIKKIDKVVVKPILPKGIKTTFDQEVLVQALDKKGKTLNVTLDPQTVHVKIPINLPSKKVSINFTQQGNSPSGMSFSFNSDTSSIMVFGTQKQLDEIGDSIDIPVDISGVTSNTKHSINIADVLKGQIGSSDPDMVLVNITVNNSSGGSSNGNSTSNNGNNGSNTNNGNNSNSSNGNNNSNSSNNEENNENNNED, from the coding sequence ATGATGAAGAAGATAATAAATAGTAATTACTTTTATGCGTTCATTTCACTCTGTGGTGCCCTCTGGTTATTCTTTATGGTAAGTACACCAGGCGTTGGTTCGACAAGGGATTCCAACCAATCCAGTCAATCAACTGTTAACACTAAGGCAACAATGACCGTTCCGTTGCAGATTCAAGCGAACACGGATGCCTATTACATTACTGGCTATCCTCAATCAGTAAAAATCACAATAGAAGGTCCTTCAGCATTAGTGACAGCAACTAAGAATACTCAGAACTTTAGTACTTTCCTTAATCTTAGAAAATATTTGCCAGGTAAGCACAAAGTTAGGATTCAACAAACTGGTCTGAATTCTGAACTAACCTATAACATCAAACCAAAGTATGTGACGGTTAATATTCAAAAGAAGGTTTCAAAAACTTTTGATGTAGATGTTGAATACAGTAAGAGTTCACTTGCTTCAGGATATGATGCAAGTAAGCCAATAGTTTCACCACAGTCAGTTCGAGTAACTGGAGCTGCTTCAGATATTAAGAAAATTGATAAAGTAGTTGTTAAACCAATTTTGCCTAAGGGCATTAAGACTACTTTTGATCAAGAAGTTTTAGTTCAAGCTTTGGACAAGAAGGGTAAGACATTAAATGTTACCTTGGACCCACAAACTGTGCATGTTAAAATTCCAATTAACTTGCCAAGTAAGAAGGTGTCCATAAATTTTACCCAACAGGGGAATTCACCGTCGGGAATGAGTTTCTCCTTTAATTCTGATACTTCCTCGATAATGGTTTTTGGAACTCAGAAACAGTTGGATGAGATTGGAGATTCGATTGATATACCAGTCGATATTTCTGGAGTTACTAGTAATACCAAGCACAGCATCAATATTGCTGACGTTTTGAAGGGACAAATCGGTTCCTCAGATCCTGACATGGTGTTGGTCAATATCACCGTTAATAATTCCTCGGGCGGAAGTTCCAATGGAAACTCTACGTCAAACAATGGAAATAACGGATCAAACACGAATAATGGAAACAACAGCAACAGCAGTAATGGAAATAACAACAGTAACTCATCAAATAATGAAGAAAATAATGAAAATAACAACGAAGATTAA
- the glmM gene encoding phosphoglucosamine mutase codes for MTKYFGTDGVRGVANKELKPELAFKLGRAGGYVLTQHSQNENSRPRVLVARDTRISGQMLLDSLISGLLSVGIEVLNLNVVTTPAVAYLVRAVSADAGIMISASHNPASDNGIKFFGSDGYKLPDDVEDEIEALLDAKEDTLPRPSAEGLGSVSDYPEGAQKYLQFLKQTVSDDLSGMNIALDTANGSTSRLASTLFADLNADFDIMASHPDGININDHVGSTHPEQLAEKVKNSDAVAGLAFDGDGDRCIAVDENGEIVDGDKIMFILGKYMHDGGRLKKDTIVTTVMSNMGLYKAIEANDMKYVQTAVGDRHVVESIRENNYNIGGEQSGHVVLFEYMNTGDGMLTGIHLLHVMKETGKSLSELAAPVKIYPQRLINIPVTDKNNWKEHKDILDIIKVVEEEMNGDGRVLVRPSGTEALLRVMCEAATEEKVNEFTERIADVVKKDMGK; via the coding sequence ATGACTAAGTATTTTGGAACAGATGGTGTTAGAGGTGTCGCAAATAAAGAATTGAAACCAGAACTAGCTTTCAAATTAGGTAGAGCTGGTGGTTATGTTCTAACTCAACACTCACAAAACGAAAATAGCCGTCCACGTGTATTAGTAGCAAGAGATACACGTATTTCAGGACAAATGTTATTAGACAGTTTGATTTCAGGATTGTTGTCTGTCGGTATCGAAGTTCTTAATTTGAACGTTGTAACTACACCCGCAGTCGCATATTTAGTTCGTGCAGTTTCAGCCGATGCAGGTATTATGATTTCCGCATCACACAATCCAGCTTCAGATAACGGAATTAAATTTTTCGGATCAGATGGTTACAAACTACCTGATGATGTTGAAGATGAAATTGAAGCTTTATTGGATGCAAAAGAAGATACATTGCCAAGACCTTCAGCTGAAGGATTAGGTTCAGTATCTGATTATCCAGAAGGTGCACAAAAGTATCTACAATTCTTGAAACAAACAGTTTCAGATGACCTAAGTGGCATGAACATTGCCTTAGATACAGCCAATGGCTCAACAAGTAGATTAGCTAGCACGTTGTTTGCCGACTTAAATGCCGACTTCGATATCATGGCATCACATCCAGATGGAATTAACATCAACGATCACGTAGGATCAACACATCCAGAACAATTAGCTGAAAAAGTTAAGAATTCAGATGCAGTTGCCGGACTAGCTTTCGATGGTGATGGAGACCGTTGTATTGCCGTAGATGAAAATGGTGAAATTGTCGATGGAGACAAAATCATGTTCATCTTAGGTAAATACATGCACGATGGTGGCAGATTAAAGAAAGATACCATTGTTACGACCGTAATGAGCAACATGGGACTTTACAAAGCCATCGAAGCCAATGACATGAAATACGTACAAACAGCCGTAGGAGACCGTCACGTTGTAGAATCAATCCGTGAAAATAACTACAACATCGGTGGAGAACAATCAGGACACGTTGTCCTATTCGAATACATGAACACCGGTGATGGAATGCTAACGGGTATCCACTTGCTACACGTTATGAAAGAAACAGGCAAGAGCTTGTCAGAATTAGCTGCACCAGTAAAAATCTATCCACAACGTTTAATTAACATTCCAGTTACAGACAAAAATAACTGGAAAGAACACAAAGATATCTTAGATATCATCAAAGTTGTTGAAGAAGAAATGAACGGAGACGGTCGTGTGCTTGTTCGTCCTAGCGGTACTGAAGCTTTGCTTCGTGTTATGTGTGAAGCTGCTACTGAGGAAAAGGTGAACGAGTTTACCGAAAGAATCGCTGATGTTGTTAAGAAGGATATGGGAAAATAA
- the glmS gene encoding glutamine--fructose-6-phosphate transaminase (isomerizing) has translation MCGIVGVVGNDNTTKILLNGLEKLEYRGYDSAGIYVNNEKGKDFLVKETGKISDLEKEVSDDVLGDIGIGHTRWATHGEPSVANAHPHYSSDNRFYLVHNGVITNYADLKAKYLSDVTFVSQTDTEVAVQLVDYFAVKDGMETEAAFRKALSLIEGSYAFAMIDKEEPDRIFVAKNKSPLLIGLGKGFNVICSDAFAMLDSTHDFVEIHDGEVVILKKDSVNISTLDGKKVTRDSYRVELDASDISKGTYDTFMLKEIDEQPAVMRKISSHYFDGKKINVDQKMLKDVADADRLYIVAAGTSYHAALVGKDIFENLADVPVDVELASEFGYHMPKLSKKPFFIFLSQSGETADSRQVLVKVNELGFHSLTMTNVPNSTLSREATYTMELLAGPEIAVASTKAYTANIAVEAVLAKAMGELKGVKAAKDLDLQGQLALAANAIQTIVDEKDKFNKIADDYLTGKNDAFYIGRGIDYALSLEAALKLKEISYIHSEGFAAGELKHGTISLIEKDTPVFAYINDGIGAAHTRGNIQEVTARGAHVLVIASKKYAEKGDQVIIPEINEMISPIVSVVPAQLIAYYASLARGNNVDQPRNLAKSVTVE, from the coding sequence ATGTGCGGAATTGTTGGAGTTGTTGGAAACGATAATACAACTAAGATTTTATTAAATGGACTTGAAAAATTAGAGTATCGTGGCTATGATTCAGCCGGAATTTATGTAAATAATGAAAAAGGCAAGGACTTCCTTGTAAAAGAAACTGGAAAGATCAGTGATCTTGAAAAAGAGGTTTCTGATGATGTTCTTGGTGATATTGGTATTGGACATACTCGTTGGGCTACTCATGGTGAGCCATCAGTTGCTAACGCTCACCCTCACTACTCATCAGATAACCGTTTCTACCTTGTTCACAATGGTGTTATTACAAACTATGCTGACCTCAAGGCTAAGTATTTGAGCGACGTAACTTTTGTCAGTCAAACTGATACTGAAGTTGCTGTTCAACTTGTTGATTACTTTGCTGTTAAGGATGGTATGGAAACTGAAGCTGCCTTCAGAAAAGCTCTTTCACTTATCGAAGGTTCATACGCATTTGCTATGATCGATAAAGAAGAACCTGATCGTATTTTTGTTGCTAAGAACAAGAGTCCTTTACTTATTGGTTTAGGAAAAGGATTTAACGTTATTTGTTCTGATGCCTTTGCTATGCTTGATAGCACACATGATTTCGTTGAAATTCATGATGGTGAAGTTGTTATCTTGAAGAAAGATAGCGTTAATATCAGTACACTTGATGGTAAAAAAGTTACTCGTGATTCATACAGAGTTGAACTTGATGCCAGCGATATTTCAAAGGGTACTTACGACACATTCATGTTGAAGGAAATTGATGAACAACCTGCTGTTATGAGAAAGATTTCATCACACTACTTCGATGGTAAGAAAATCAATGTTGACCAAAAGATGTTGAAAGATGTTGCTGATGCTGATCGTCTATACATCGTTGCTGCTGGTACAAGTTACCATGCTGCATTAGTTGGTAAAGATATTTTTGAAAACTTAGCTGACGTTCCTGTTGATGTTGAACTTGCTAGTGAATTTGGTTACCACATGCCAAAACTTTCAAAGAAACCATTCTTTATCTTCCTATCACAAAGTGGTGAGACTGCTGATAGTAGACAAGTTCTTGTTAAAGTTAACGAACTTGGTTTCCACAGTTTGACTATGACAAATGTTCCTAACTCAACTTTGTCACGTGAAGCTACATATACAATGGAATTATTAGCTGGTCCAGAAATTGCCGTTGCTTCTACAAAAGCTTACACAGCTAACATTGCTGTTGAAGCTGTTCTTGCCAAAGCTATGGGTGAATTGAAGGGTGTTAAAGCTGCTAAGGATCTTGATTTGCAAGGTCAATTGGCACTTGCTGCTAATGCAATTCAAACAATTGTTGATGAAAAAGACAAATTTAATAAAATTGCAGATGACTACCTAACTGGTAAGAATGATGCATTCTATATTGGACGTGGTATTGACTACGCACTTTCACTTGAAGCAGCCTTGAAGTTGAAGGAAATTTCATACATTCACTCTGAAGGATTTGCTGCCGGTGAATTGAAACATGGTACAATCTCACTTATTGAAAAAGACACTCCAGTATTTGCTTACATCAATGATGGTATTGGTGCTGCACATACTCGTGGTAATATCCAAGAAGTTACAGCTCGTGGAGCTCACGTCTTAGTTATTGCAAGCAAGAAATACGCCGAAAAGGGTGACCAAGTAATCATCCCTGAAATCAATGAAATGATTTCACCAATCGTTAGTGTTGTTCCTGCACAATTAATTGCATACTATGCAAGTTTGGCTCGTGGAAACAATGTTGACCAACCTCGTAACCTTGCTAAGAGTGTTACTGTTGAATAA
- a CDS encoding APC family permease translates to MRNNKLGLFSTVMFGLSAIIGSGWMFGSSQAAKVAGPAAILAWIIGAILVFIIALVYVEIGTMFPEDGAMSRFAMYTHGSLLGHVSSWANWLSLLAILPIEAVASVQYMSSWPWAWAKWTNSLMTGDHLSMLGTVAATVMLFVFTFVNYFSVTLMAKFNNVISVFKIFVPIVTMIALISAHFDVTNLGTNMHEFMPNGTSSVFLAISSAGVIFSYVAFQTLINLGNDIRNPSVNIRRGIVISLSISAVIYILLQVVFIGSLPTSVVSKGWSSINFNSPYADLAMMLNLAWLSTLIYFTAFISPFGSGMAFSASAGKSLASMPRNRHMPKIVAKMDNPHNAPRVALVINLFISFIMILLFKNWSILSRVVSATMMISLLTGPVVAGSLRKLAPDFKRPTKVRGMKILAPVAFDLISLAIYWTMFPTTVEVIAIIIIGLPIYLLFDYKGGFKEAKSKMNASLWMIFQLLFLSVISWLGGKDFGGLGLVRYPMDFVIILVVSTFVYYWAVHASYHSTYFDDAKKLNASINWSNDNG, encoded by the coding sequence TTGAGGAACAATAAGTTAGGTTTATTCTCGACAGTTATGTTTGGCCTGAGTGCGATCATCGGTTCTGGCTGGATGTTCGGCTCCAGTCAAGCTGCGAAGGTTGCTGGTCCAGCAGCTATTTTGGCGTGGATTATTGGGGCAATCTTAGTTTTCATCATTGCATTAGTCTATGTCGAAATCGGAACCATGTTTCCTGAAGATGGTGCAATGAGCAGGTTTGCGATGTATACCCATGGATCCCTTTTAGGACACGTGTCTTCTTGGGCAAACTGGTTGTCATTGTTGGCAATTCTACCAATTGAAGCGGTTGCGTCGGTACAATACATGAGTTCGTGGCCATGGGCCTGGGCAAAATGGACTAATAGTTTGATGACTGGAGATCATTTGTCGATGCTTGGAACTGTGGCTGCGACAGTGATGCTATTCGTCTTCACATTCGTCAACTATTTTTCTGTAACATTAATGGCCAAGTTCAATAACGTAATTTCTGTCTTCAAAATTTTTGTTCCGATAGTAACGATGATTGCTCTAATATCAGCACATTTTGACGTCACTAATCTAGGAACAAATATGCACGAATTCATGCCTAATGGAACATCCTCAGTTTTCTTGGCAATTAGTAGTGCAGGAGTTATTTTCTCGTATGTGGCCTTTCAAACACTTATCAATTTAGGAAATGATATTAGAAATCCTTCCGTCAATATACGAAGGGGGATTGTAATTTCATTGTCAATTAGTGCTGTGATTTATATCTTGTTACAAGTAGTGTTCATCGGATCATTACCAACCTCAGTTGTATCAAAAGGCTGGAGCAGTATTAATTTCAATTCTCCATACGCTGATTTAGCTATGATGTTAAATCTTGCATGGCTTTCAACCTTGATATATTTCACTGCCTTCATATCTCCATTTGGGAGCGGTATGGCGTTTTCTGCGTCAGCGGGTAAGTCATTAGCATCAATGCCAAGAAACCGTCACATGCCTAAAATCGTAGCTAAAATGGACAATCCACATAACGCACCACGTGTAGCGCTAGTAATTAATTTATTCATTAGTTTTATCATGATATTGTTATTCAAAAATTGGTCAATCTTGTCTCGGGTTGTCTCTGCAACAATGATGATCTCATTATTGACAGGACCAGTTGTTGCTGGAAGTCTTCGTAAATTAGCACCTGATTTCAAACGACCAACGAAAGTACGTGGGATGAAAATTTTAGCACCAGTGGCATTTGATTTGATCAGCTTAGCGATATATTGGACAATGTTTCCAACTACAGTTGAAGTTATTGCAATTATTATAATTGGACTTCCTATCTACTTGTTATTTGATTACAAAGGTGGATTCAAAGAGGCTAAGTCTAAAATGAATGCCAGCCTTTGGATGATTTTTCAATTATTATTCTTGTCGGTGATCTCTTGGCTTGGAGGCAAGGATTTTGGTGGATTAGGATTGGTCAGATATCCGATGGACTTTGTAATAATTTTAGTGGTCTCAACATTTGTTTATTATTGGGCAGTTCATGCCTCATATCATTCAACATACTTTGACGATGCGAAAAAACTAAATGCATCAATCAATTGGAGTAATGACAATGGATAG